The following proteins are co-located in the Neodiprion virginianus isolate iyNeoVirg1 chromosome 6, iyNeoVirg1.1, whole genome shotgun sequence genome:
- the LOC124308244 gene encoding WD repeat domain phosphoinositide-interacting protein 4-like has product MAANRGVISLRFNQDQGCFTCCMETGMRVYNVEPLVEKAHFDNELMGSIGMGEMLWRTNIVAVVGGGTRPKFADNTVLIYDDLAKKFVLEITFTSTVKAVRLRRDKLIVALQREIHVFSFPAPTRRLLTLETRENPKGLVEVATLATAQKQLLVFPGHKLGSVHLVDLAATDAGSSSTPATLVAHQGALACLAVNASGTMIATASEQGTLVRVWDSVRRHLLVALRRGADPATLYCINFSRDSEFLCVSSDKGTVHIFALKDTHLNRRSTFSSIGFLGNYVESQWALATFTVPPECACVCAFGSRSSVIAVCLDGTFHKYVFTSDGNCNREAFDVFLDVCDDDF; this is encoded by the exons ATGGCTGCAAATCGAGGAGTAATTAGCCTAAGGTTTAATCAAGACCAAG GATGTTTTACCTGCTGCATGGAAACCGGGATGAGGGTCTATAATGTAGAACCACTTGTGGAAAAAGCTCATTTTGACAACGAGCTGATGGGAAGTATCGGAATGGGTGAAATGCTATGGAGAACAAATATTGTAGCAGTTGTCGGTGGTGGAACTAGGCCCAAATTTGCAGACAATACAGTTCTCATCTATGATgatttggccaaaaaatttgtCCTTGAGATAACTTTCACCAGTACAGTTAAAGCAGTCAGATTAAGGAGGGACAA GCTGATTGTTGCACTGCAACGGGAAATTCATGTATTCTCATTCCCTGCACCAACCAGAAGGCTGCTGACTTTAGAAACTAGGGAAAATCCCAAGGGTTTGGTTGAGGTTGCAACGCTTGCCACAGCTCAAAAACAACTGCTTGTTTTCCCTGGGCACAAGTTGGGCAGCGTTCATCTAGTCGATTTAGCTGCTACTGACGCAGGAAGTTCTAGTACACCGGCAACTCTCGTTGCTCACCAG GGTGCTCTTGCCTGCTTGGCAGTAAATGCTAGTGGTACAATGATAGCAACAGCTTCGGAGCAAGGTACCCTCGTCAGAGTTTGGGACAGTGTTCGCAGACATCTCTTGGTCGCATTGAGGAGAGGTGCGGATCCTGCTACTCTGTATTG TATAAACTTCAGCAGGGATTCTGAATTCTTGTGCGTATCAAGTGACAAGGGGACTGTGCATATATTTGCGTTGAAGGACACGCACCTGAACCGCAGATCAAC cttctCGAGCATCGGTTTCTTAGGCAATTATGTAGAAAGTCAATGGGCACTAGCTACGTTTACAGTCCCACCTGAGTGTGCTTGTGTCTGTGCATTTGGCTCTCGAAGTTCCGTAATtg CTGTGTGCTTGGATGGTACCTTTCACAAATACGTTTTCACATCCGATGGTAACTGCAATCGAGAAGCGTTTGATGTTTTTCTGGATGTCTGTGATGacgatttttaa
- the LOC124308245 gene encoding 39S ribosomal protein L22, mitochondrial has protein sequence MSVMLVSSDSFYVGLRMCTRWLGAATRSINKQIILLDVSRITGASFPNDFHTTAAKADDSFKIPHWLQYNKKIYPPQALDEEPRKAFVCHMKSNIKYPPKKMWYVAVLVRGMTVDEAVKQLSFVLKKGAAAAKETILEAQQMAVEQHNVEFKSNLWVAESFVGKGMVYKGLRRHAKGRPGMVHYRYCHYYVRLEEGKPPENYYLPAPKSKQEMLDDWLTQMRQRKITSSL, from the exons ATGTCTGTGATGCTAGTATCCTCAGACTCTTTCTACGTA GGGCTCAGGATGTGCACTCGGTGGCTTGGTGCAGCCACAAGATCAATCAATAAACAAATCATTCTACTTGATGTTAGTAGAATAACTGGCGCATCATTTCCCAATGATTTTCATACAACTGCAGCAAAGGCTGATGATTCATTCAAAATTCCGCACTGGCTACAGTATAACAAAAAGATCTACCCCCCTCAAGCTCTCGACGAAGAACCGAGAAAAGCA TTTGTTTGCCACATGAAGTCAAACATCAAGTACCCTCCTAAAAAAATGTGGTACGTAGCTGTACTTGTTAGGGGAATGACAGTTGATGAGGCTGTAAAGCAATTGAGTTTCGTTTTGAAAAAAGGAGCTGCAGCTGCAAAGGAAACTATTCTTGAAGCACAGCAGATGGCTGTGGAACAACACAATGTTGAATTCAAAAGTAATCTGTGGGTTG ctgaATCCTTTGTTGGCAAAGGTATGGTGTACAAGGGTCTTCGAAGACATGCCAAAGGGCGTCCAGGTATGGTACACTACAGGTACTGTCATTATTACGTTAGATTGGAAGAGGGAAAACCacctgaaaattattatcttccgGCACCCAAAAGCAAGCAAGAAATGCTCGATGACTGGCTAACACAAATGAGACAGCGCAAGATCACGTCGTCTCTATGA
- the LOC124308246 gene encoding 60S ribosomal protein L39, whose protein sequence is MSAHKTFIVKRKLAKKLKQNRPIPQWVRMRTGNTIRYNAKRRHWRRTKLKL, encoded by the exons ATG TCGGCACACAAAACCTTTATCGTCAAGCGAAAGCTTGCTAAAAAATTGAAGCAGAACCGGCCCATTCCGCAATGGGTCAGAATGCGAACAGGCAACACAATTCG ATACAATGCAAAGAGGCGTCATTGGAGGAGAACAAAGTTGAAGCTGTAA